The genome window GTTGTACGCATCTAATATCCTGCTCATTACTGTAGAATCAGAAAGCGGATAGATCCTTAGGCCAACTCTTCCTAATGTGCCACCTCTTATCATTAGCCAATGGGCGAAAACTTCGACCGGATATTTCTGCATGATTGTTTCTTTACTTATTTTTCTCTCATACAACCAAAATATTTCCCTGATAAAATTGGATGATATATTTCTTAACATTCTAGGTTTCCATTCCTCTAGGTACTTCTCTCCTTCTTTTATCATTATATTTCTTAAATAATTGTAATATTCCTCTTTTTCCTTCTCACCCAAAAGTGACAATCCAGTTACAGCCATTACGAAATCTTTTTGAGCTAGGAATGAGTCAAAGTCCCTATTAATATATAACCAGGCTGTAGCAGCGAATGAGTCAACTATCCCAAGCATTAATTTTTCAACTAACTTATCCTTATCTATTTGCTTAGTTATTTTTTCTCCACTTAAAATCTTTTCAAACTCCTCAAAATCCACAATCCCTGCATATACCAATTTTCCATCTATGAAAATGGATGGTGTTGAAATTACACCTCTTTCAAAGGCTAGAAATGGATATAATTCTGTATCAATGATTTTTACTTTCCCTAATAATCCTTTATTCTCTAAGTATTCAAGAAGCATATTACATTCTACACAGTTTTTATGAGTAAAAATCTCTACTTCCATTTCTCTTTCACAGTTTAATTTTCCTTGCATTCAAGCAATTAAGTTCTTTCTTCCACCACAGACTATCATATCTTTTATCGAGAAGCCATATAGTCGCACTATCCATTGGACCTCTAATAGCTCTACCTATAGATTGTTTTACCGCGATCAATGCTTGTATTCCAATTAATTCGTTACTGATATCCTTTTTCAATCTCTTTGATATTTCCTCAATACGTATTTTTAAGTAATCGTCTATTGGAGGATAAGGGATACCTACCATTGCGACATCTGATATTAAACTAGTTCCGTTTTCGACTATTTCAATTCCTTCAGCTAGCTTACCCCTTGCTATACCCATGATAATTGTTTTTTCTTTTTTCACATTATTCATCATCTCTTCAATATTTGTTTCTGCATCCTCTGCAAAATATCTTATGTTTAGAAATTTAGATACAATTCGCATAAATTCATAGCTAGGAAATATAGCCAAAACATTCCTTTTAGAATTGTAGAAAATTTTTAATAAATACGATGCATATTTACGTGCCATCTGTTCCGACCTTAGGCTATAAGTAGTTGTTACATCTGTAGCTATAAGACACTCATATGTTCCAGTTAATCTCTTTCTCATAACCTTCTCCGCATCAATATACAATATTTTTCTATTAATCCCTATAATATTTCTAAGATAATCTAAGGGTTGCATAGTACCTGACATTAACATATAAGTAATTTTCTCATCGTTTAGTATATCAGTAAAGTAGGATGGTATTATATATTTAGCGACTAGAGAATTTGAATATGAAAAAACTCTAACTCTTTCATCATTAACTAAATCAAAAAACCTTAAAATCGAGCCAAGATAATTTCTACTTATTGTCTTATTTTTTATCATACTTTTCCTAATTTCTTCATATTCCTCTGCTATACTATCAATTTCATCCTCTGAAGGAACTATATTAGCCAATTTCTCCTTTTCAATAAGTATATATTTCTCTTCTGAATAAATTACTTTTTCTATATTTTCCTTAAGCCTCTCTAATATTAATCTTACATT of Sulfolobus sp. E5-1-F contains these proteins:
- a CDS encoding thioredoxin family protein, with amino-acid sequence MEVEIFTHKNCVECNMLLEYLENKGLLGKVKIIDTELYPFLAFERGVISTPSIFIDGKLVYAGIVDFEEFEKILSGEKITKQIDKDKLVEKLMLGIVDSFAATAWLYINRDFDSFLAQKDFVMAVTGLSLLGEKEKEEYYNYLRNIMIKEGEKYLEEWKPRMLRNISSNFIREIFWLYERKISKETIMQKYPVEVFAHWLMIRGGTLGRVGLRIYPLSDSTVMSRILDAYNFMLVNYDEIFNKVQKEQTELKAKNRYQVRYFQI
- a CDS encoding helicase C-terminal domain-containing protein, producing MELREWQSKIAEKVVEALRNNFLVSLQAPTGSGKTLFALYASFKVKPKVAFVVRTHNEFFPVYRELSLHFKDKKYGFLIGKSSACVFSSSDVDPQDIYCSGCEIFNASTITITDSPKSSLNKLKKEGKELGFCPYYSLLESIKNVDVVLLTYPYLFIPWLRESLDINWENYVVVIDEAHNIENVSNIEEKKLNKRIIEMAISQTKSQNVRLILERLKENIEKVIYSEEKYILIEKEKLANIVPSEDEIDSIAEEYEEIRKSMIKNKTISRNYLGSILRFFDLVNDERVRVFSYSNSLVAKYIIPSYFTDILNDEKITYMLMSGTMQPLDYLRNIIGINRKILYIDAEKVMRKRLTGTYECLIATDVTTTYSLRSEQMARKYASYLLKIFYNSKRNVLAIFPSYEFMRIVSKFLNIRYFAEDAETNIEEMMNNVKKEKTIIMGIARGKLAEGIEIVENGTSLISDVAMVGIPYPPIDDYLKIRIEEISKRLKKDISNELIGIQALIAVKQSIGRAIRGPMDSATIWLLDKRYDSLWWKKELNCLNARKIKL